A window of the Entelurus aequoreus isolate RoL-2023_Sb linkage group LG28, RoL_Eaeq_v1.1, whole genome shotgun sequence genome harbors these coding sequences:
- the LOC133644897 gene encoding zinc finger protein 3-like — protein sequence MRTEEPQPSHIKKEEEYPLIPHFKEEEEDPLTPHFKEEAVDPLSPHIKEEEEYPLSPHIKEEEEYPLSPHIKEEEEYPLSPHIKEEEVDPLTPHVKEEEEDPLTPHIKEEEHSISQHVEGVEEVDVTKMPVTGVPVKSDVTKMPVTGVPVKSDVTKMPVTGVPVKSDVTKMPVTGVPVKSDVTKMPVTGVPVKSDVTKMPVTGVPVKSDVTKMPVTGVPVKSDVTKMPVTGVPVKSEDDEVKGESEEKRSSRSTEGDGDHCGGSQADKMLCPLSDSEDTRSHSPDTDDEHSKHDATCHTDNTHFTCSHCDKTFKYHCRLKAHKRIHTGEKPFSCSECGKSFTIDKSLKAHMRRHTGEKPFSCSECGKSFVVNESLTVHMRRHTGEKPFSCSECGKSFVINESLKAHMRTHTGEKPFSCSECGKSFLINQSLKVHMRRHTGEKPFSCSECGKSFVVNESLKSHMRRHSGEKPFSCSSCNKSFCHLKTLKAHIRRHPGEKVLSCSVCGERLSSKYQWKKHKCAGENSSSK from the coding sequence ATGCGgacggaggagccacagccctcccACATTAAGAAAGAAGAGGAATACCCACTCatcccccattttaaagaggaagaggaggacccactgacaccccattttaaagaggaagcggtggatccactgagccctcacattaaggaggaagaggagtacccactgagccctcacattaaggaggaagaggagtacccactgagccctcacattaaggaggaagaggagtacccactgagccctcacattaaggaggaagaggtggatccactgacccctcacgttaaggaggaagaggaggacccactgacccctcacattaaagaggaggaacacagcatcagtcagcatgttgaaggagtggaggaggttgatgtcaccaagatgccagtgactggtgtccctgtgaagagtgatgtcaccaagatgccagtgactggtgtccctgtgaagagtgatgtcaccaagatgccagtgactggtgtccctgtgaagagtgatgtcaccaagatgccagtgactggtgtccctgtgaagagtgatgtcaccaagatgccagtgactggtgtccctgtgaagagtgatgtcaccaagatgccagtgactggtgtccctgtgaagagtgatgtcaccaagatgccagtgactggtgtccctgtgaagagtgatgtcaccaagatgccagtgactggtgtccctgtgaagagtgaagatgatgaggtcaaaggtgagagtgaggagaagagaagcAGCAGGTCAACAGAaggtgatggagaccactgtggaggatcacaagcagacaagatgttatgtccactatcagatagtgaggacacaaggtcacactctcctgacactgatgatgaacactctaaacatgatgcaacatgtcacactgacaacactcacttcacgtgttctcactgtgacaaaacctttaaataccATTGTCGTCTAAAAGCACAcaagagaatacacactggagaaaaacctttttcctgctcagaatgtggtaaaagttttacgATAGATAAAAGTTTAAAAGcccacatgagaagacacactggagaaaaacctttttcatgttcagaatgtggtaaaagttttgtagtaAATGAAAGTTTAACagtacacatgagaagacacactggagaaaaacctttttcctgctcagaatgtggtaaaagttttgtaataaatgaaagtttaaaagcccacatgagaacacacactggagaaaaacctttttcctgctcagaatgtggtaaaagttttctaataaatcaaagtttaaaagtacacatgagaagacacactggagaaaaaccattttcatgttcagaatgtggtaaaagttttgtagtaAATGAGAGTTTAAAATCACACATGAGAAGGCactctggtgaaaaacctttttcctgttcaagctgcaacaaaagtTTTTGTCACCTAAAGACTCTTAAAGCACACATAAGAAGACacccaggagagaaagtgttgagttgcagtgtgtgtggtgaaagattgtcttctaagtaccagtggaagaaacacaagtgtgctggtgagaacagcagcagcaaatga